From one Trachemys scripta elegans isolate TJP31775 chromosome 14, CAS_Tse_1.0, whole genome shotgun sequence genomic stretch:
- the LOC117887065 gene encoding zinc finger protein 581-like, with amino-acid sequence MDLHPFGPRPPRDGTADPRHQPPAREEPSGRRLKLEEDEEAGRPRAPRAPPWPPGPGEAGPEQGEAARYGRYLLIDSQGLPYTVLVEEAGAAGERAGLRKVYCCPVCSRTFEYLSYLQRHSITHSEHKPHVCRACGKAFKRTSHLERHKYTHAGRKPHQCPICQRSFRDAGELAHHQRVHTGERPFQCEDCHMRFGERNTLQRHIRRKHRQQPPTP; translated from the coding sequence ATGGATCTCCATCCCTTCGGCCCGCGCCCCCCCAGGGACGGAACCGCTGACCCCCGGCACCAGCCCCCGGCCCGGGAGGAGCCGTCCGGGCGCCGGCTCAAACTGGAGGAGGACGAGGAGGCTGGGCGGCCGCGGGCCCCCCGggccccaccctggccccctgGCCCTGGGGAGGCTGGGCCGGAGCAGGGCGAGGCCGCGCGCTACGGCCGCTACCTGCTGATCGACAGCCAGGGGCTGCCCTACACGGTGCTGGTGGAGGAGGCGGGCGCGGCGGGCGAGCGAGCGGGGCTGCGGAAGGTGTACTGCTGCCCCGTGTGCTCCCGCACCTTCGAGTACCTTTCCTATCTGCAGCGGCACAGCATCACCCACTCGGAGCACAAGCCCCACGTCTGCCGGGCCTGCGGCAAGGCCTTCAAGCGCACGTCCCACCTGGAGCGGCACAAGTACACCCACGCCGGGCGCAAGCCCCACCAGTGCCCCATCTGCCAGCGCAGCTTCCGCGACGCCGGCGAGCTGGCCCACCACCAGCGCGTGCACACGGGCGAGCGCCCCTTCCAGTGCGAGGACTGCCACATGCGCTTTGGCGAGCGCAACACGCTCCAGCGGCACATCCGGCGCAAGCACCGCCAGCAGCCGCCCACGCCCTGA
- the LOC117887053 gene encoding zinc finger protein 628-like, translating to MKGQRRLVGEPLEIQVVRVKEEEEEEGSGCPEYVLEPLCQEGASGLVTRCHARLGPRPVLAQPSLPAVPPQPRAGRETAPPAKPYACSFCPKHFKRSSDRRDHERVHTGERPYRCRVCGKRFTQSSVLTGHMRIHTGERPFCCPVCAKSFNNASNFKKHQRIHAQPLGSEIGCPPAPLSQRDTGGGAKDLARDSGGDAKGLALTWVPLGSSAKGPRPDFLANGVCPVAVGLAESRCPGAWRCLAVERDAEQGSPVPGTGARLSPGDLGCGEAGDGGRAAEEEEGGSARCFLLEKLDRAPQLCPSPDAHELGVPVHAPPWGLSPAVPGQGKLVHATPWRPSPSAHSPRGRPPAPLPDAQQYICFVCSKRFKRATDLKEHLRVHTGERPFACGVCSKRFTQSSALSTHQRIHTGERPFRCPVCPKSFNNASNFAKHRRVHSGERPHRCALCGKSFQERRWVVRHLRAVHPPLGYRKNQY from the exons ATGAAGGGGCAGCGCAGGCTGGTGGGGGAGCCCCTGGAGATCCAGGTTGTGAGggtgaaggaggaagaggaggaggaaggaagtggGTGCCCCGAGTACGTCTTGGAGCCGCTGTGCCAGGAGGGGGCCAGTGGCCTCGTCACCCGCTGCCACGCCCGCCTGGGGCCACGCCCGGTCcttgcccagccctccctgccgGCAGTGCCCCCACAGCCCCGTGCCGGGCGGGAAACCGCCCCCCCGGCTAAGCCCTATGCCTGCTCTTTCtgccccaagcacttcaagcgcTCCTCGGACCGGCGGGACCACGAGCGGGTGCACACGGGCGAGCGCCCCTACCGCTGCCGGGTGTGCGGCAAGCGCTTCACCCAGTCCTCGGTGCTGACCGGCCACATGCGCATCCACACGGGCGAGCGCCCCTTCTGCTGCCCCGTTTGCGCCAAGAGCTTCAACAACGCCTCCAACTTCAAGAAACACCAGCGCATCCACGCCCAGCCCCTGGGCAGCGAAATCGgctgccctcccgcccccctgagccagcggGACACTGGTGGGGGTGCCAAGGACCTGGCGCGAGACAGCGGTGGTGACGCCAAGGGGCTGGCACTAACATGGGTGCCCCTGGGGTCCTCTGCCAAAGGCCCCAGGCCTGACTTCCTGGCTAACGGTGTGTGCCCGGTGGCGGTGGGGCTGGCGGAAAGCCGGTGCCCCGGGGCATGGCGGTGTCTGGCAGTGGAGCGAGATGCAGAGCAGGGCTCCCCTGTCCCTGGCACGGGTGCCCGGCTGTCCCCCGGTGACTTGGGCTGCGGGGAAGCTGGCGATGGAGGAAGAGCagctgaggaagaggagggtggtAGTGCTCGCTGCTTCTTGCTGGAAAAGCTGGACCGGGCGCCCCAATTGTGCCCAAGCCCTGATGCCCACGAGCTGGGTGTGCCAGTCCATGCCCCTCCCTGGGGCCTTAGCCCTGCTGTTCCTGGACAGGGCAAGCTGGTCCATGCCACTCCCTGGCGCCCGAGCCCCAGTGCCCATTCCCCACGTGGCAGGCCGCCCGCCCCCCTGCCCGATGCCCAGCAATACATCTGCTTCGTGTGCTCCAAGCGTTTCAAGCGGGCCACGGACCTGAAGGAGCACCTGCGGGTGCACACGGGCGAGCGCCCCTTCGCCTGCGGGGTCTGCAGCAAGCGCTTCACCCAGTCCTCGGCCCTGTCCACccaccagcgcatccacacggGCGAGCGCCCCTTCCGCTGCCCCGTCTGCCCCAAGAGCTTCAACAACGCCTCCAACTTCGCCAAGCACCGGCGGGTGCACTCGGGGGAGCGCCCCCACCGCTGCGCCCTGTGCGGAAAGAGCTTCCAGGAGCGCCGGTGGGTGGTCCGGCACCTCCGGGCCGTGCACCCGCCGCTGGG ATATCGGAAGAACCAATACTGA